From the genome of Daphnia pulicaria isolate SC F1-1A chromosome 5, SC_F0-13Bv2, whole genome shotgun sequence:
gggagagaagagaaatcTTGATAATATAATGAAGATCAGGGGAAAGAATGGAAGCCAGACGGAACAGTGAGCGGAAACTGTCCGGCAAGCGATCCCTGTAATTGTTGCACGCGAATCAACAATTATTTGATAATTCATGAGTTAATTAGCTAATGTTGTCTCTCACTTGGTTTGAGTGGTGATGAAAATGGCAGAGCCTACAGTGACTTGGACATCCGATCCTTCAAAGTTGACTCGTCTAAGCCGTCGATTAAGAGCCATTTGCAGTGTATACACCTGAACAGCCATGACTGAAACGACGTCTGGTGACACTTTGTCTATGTCGTCGAAACAGGACCAGGCCCCCGATTGTGCAATACCCTAATCGAACATAACGAGCATTATGGTTGTAATTAATTTACAAAGTGTTAGAAATACCTTTAAAATCCGGCCAATAGATTTGGTATCTAATCCATCGAAGCAATTAAAAACCAAACACTGTTTGGCCACAGCGCGAGCTAGTTCTTTTATTGTCTCCGTCTTGCCAACGCCTTGTAAACCGTGGAGCCAACCACCTTGGAACTGCTTCAAGGCGAGCATAATGATCCTAGGTTTAGCCAAAAAGTAATAATTAATCTAGGAAAAGGAAACTTGATACTTAACAATTAAGACTTACTGAAATCCCTTTTCAGTTGCGGGTGTCAGAACCAGTCGGTGGCAATTGCCCATGTATTCAAATCCGTACGGGACTTGAGTTTCAATCTAGGAAATCATTCACACCATATGGATCACGAAAAGTCTCTATTAACTTACGATATAAAATACTCACCATGGCAACAGTAAGATGTCCAAGACCTTCCAAAGCGTCCGTGTTCCAGTAATATCTCAAGTTCTTTTGCCAGTAAAAATCATCGAGTTTTGAAACGTATTTCGATTTCATACGCTGTAACACATCTCGACtgcaacgaaagaaaaacaacatatTTATAAACGATACGTGACCATGTTTGGGTTATTTATACCTGTGAAGGTGGAACATGATGAGATTGTTGAGCGTGATTCTGACTGTCGGGATAGGTCGTTGCTTAATCATTGATGTCAGGTGAGTCACCAGCAACTTGGTTGAAGATTCCAGCTCCTATTTAAAGTCAACACAAATCAATCTTCATCCTATTTAAAATCCTGTTGATTTTCGGGCATGTACGCTCCACTTGCTGCCGGCAGTGATAGTGTCGGTGATAGACTTTGTCCAATTAATTGCCGATGCGCAGTAAATAGATTGGCCCGGATATCGTTGAAGGTAGTCCATGTCTGGTTGATTGCTCCACTCTGTCATGGCCATTTCCGTGTAGTGAATAAGAGCGTCTTTCATGGCGTCGTCCACTTCAGACATCCAGAGTTCTACCATACCCTGCATGTCAAATGTTCTTTTTCGTTATAACATTAATTTTCCCACCTTGGACTTCGTGTTAATACCTTGCTTCTGGCTGGAACGATGGCTTCTTTGAAGCGAACAATTTCCCGTTCTTTATCGTTGCCATCTGAGACCATGGCTTCAATCTCTTGATTGGAATTGAACATGAGGCGACCGATACCATCGAAACATTTGCGCAAATGTGGCTGGATGCGTTCAGGTTCTTTGgtttttgacagaatttccAACAGCTCGTCGTTGGACAGGAAGTAAAatctggagaaaaagagacgcTTTTTCTCCAAATAGTCGTGCAATCCTTTCTGAATATCTTCTAAAATTCCGAAGGCTTCCCGCAGCTCATCCAAGAGCCCTGGACGAGAAGCGGCCACCAGAACACGAGGCTCATTGGTGGCTCCCGACATCAACGAACGCCACATGGTATCCACATGAGAAAACTTGGCCGCATCGCTAGCCATTTGCCTCTGGATGTCTTCTGAACTAAAAATGGGTTCCAAGTAAAGCCAAGTGTTTTGGACTTTCATCCAGACGTCCATCGTATCTTGTATGCCGACTAATTGCTCCTCCCACGCTTGAAGCACCGGCTCTAGTGGAGCGATATAGGGTGACGCGTGCATCGTTTGCGCTCGAAGAATGTGATCGTCCACAAGAGCTGAATCGAATTAAtgtcaaattattcaaatccGGCAATGAACATAAATCAAAATTGGTCACCTTGAATTTCTTCGATCCCTGTCAAAACGCTGACGTCCGAATCGCGATACGGTAGAAATTCGAAGCAAATGTCATTCCATTCCGACTGCATCCGTTGAAGGGTCTCCTCCAAGGCAAACTCTTTAGTCGCCGTTACGCTGACCTCTTCGATCCGACTAATGTACTGCATAAGACCCGCTCCGACCAGTTCAGACAGTGAAGTGTCGGGTTCGGGACACAGGGGCGATTCGAAATTTTGACTAATCTGTGTGTTAGACAAGAAACAATTCGTTCAAGAATTTGAAAGTATGATCAAATTTATTGCAATCTTACCAGAATCCAGTGTCTATCTCGAAGTCCAGGATTACAAACGGAGTGCAACAACGGCAAGTAGCccataaatttttcaatgcGTTTACGGACGGTGTCGGTTACTCGTTTGGCTGCACTAACATCAGCAAACACAACGGCCAACTGTTGCATTTGCTTGTACATTGCAGTGATTTCATCGGCGATCATTTGGGAATCCAGTTTGCGAAAAGGACCTGAAAACAGGAATTGGAATCAATCAACAGCCAACACGATTTCAAAGTTTGACTTGACTTACCATGAAACCAAACGTCGTGACTTTCGTGGAACTTGTGGGCAACGTGCCACAGCTGGTAGTAAGGCTCAATGAGTTGAATAAGTGCTGGAAGTGTCGGGACGTCAGTCACCGGAAATTCGAGTAAAGCTTCGTCATTGTTGATTTCCTCCAAATCAAGTTGAGCCGCTTGCAATTTCTGGTGCAAATCTTGGAGTAGAGTCGTACTGTTTTTCATCTCTTCCGTTGTAAGGGCCGTCGTTTCCTTGTTCTTGAAATTCTCAAGAGCTTCTCCATAGTCTTCTAATCGTTCTAAAAATAACTGCGTGCGTTCCTTCAAGACTCGTTCGGTTTCAATACGAATCCGCTGGAGACGGGTGGAGCTCACTTGCAAAACAGAATCCAAATCACTGGGCCAATGAAAGAGGCGGCAGCTCAACGACAAATCGTCCTCTGAATTCAATCACATTTTATGTTGGCAAATTAAACGATGATAGATTTCAAGAGTGCAGCGGTTTTCAATGATTAAAGACTTACTTTGGAGCATGGTGTAGTTAAGCAGCGTGAGCAGTCGTGCACCGGCGGCGTTCACTTCCTGGAGCATTTCCGGTAAACTTTCGTTCTGCGATTTGTTGACAAAGTCGACAGACTCCACCAACTCGGCCGTGTTTTCCGGTACGTGGCTGACCTTCTCGGTGACTGTTTCAAACCGAGTGCAAATCTGCCTTACAATATGCCGGTTGTCTTTCATAATTCTCGTCACCAACGACGATTTAATGTTGTCGATAAAATCAACTAAATGTTTGTTGAGCTGGTGACAGTCTAAGAAAAAGAGCTTCAAGTAGACATGTGATTTCAGCCGCAAAAGGTTCTTTTTGATGTCACTCAATTCTCCCATACGCTTCTTGAACAACTAATAAATCAGATAAAGAACACTGAATATTAGTAAATGTAAAGCAAGTATTAAATATCTCATCTCTTACTTTTTCATTCTTATCCCAAATCATTTCATCGGTCTCTCCGTACAACTCGCTAAAAGGTTGCTGAAGTAGGGGCTCGTATTTGGCGTAAGTATCGCGAATGAACCGTTCGGGAACTTTCTTGTTCGAGTTGACAACCTGCTTCACCTTTTTAAGCACAGACTGGACGTGATCGTCCTCCCAGGCGATGGAAACTAAGAATTCCTCGCCACCAGTGTACCCTATTTCAATGAATCGTTTAAAAGTTAATCGGGATACATACAAACTTTCTAAATAATTTGTTATACACACCTGACAAAAAAATCCTTTCTATGCGAGGAATGTGCCAGCTAACGCTGACGATGGTTTGCAGCACCTTTTCCATCATGCGTTGAATTCTCTCGTGTTTTGGCTTGACAAACACTTTGCGATTCGAAAGGGCCAGTTCTAGCCGGATGAAGGGGAACACTTTTGGAAATTCGTCTGCTGTCACATGATCATCATCGTTTCCTGCCTATAATACATTTTTAGTTCAAAAACTTTCTTGtcgcttattattatttagtaaGTACCTGGTAGGATGACATGAGATCCTTCCATTCATCGATCCAGCTGTACAAAAGGCAACGAATTTGCAAGGAAATTAGTCGCGTTAAACTGTTGAAAAAGCGCAGGATTTGCTGCAACGATTCGCCTCGTTTTAATGGGACCATGGAGGCCCAGGTGGGTTTTTGACGATTTAAAACTGCGCAGCATTCCGGTATCCATCTGTAACAACATAATGACGATTTTAACGGTGTCCTCTcctattttaataataatgaaaaaacacTCACTTTTCAATTAAAGAACTCTGAAGGTGACTGCATCGCTTCCGGATCAACTCCAAAAGTACGTCGGGATCCAgagaatttttcttgtccCAGGAACTTTCAAACAGGCGGCAGGAACGGTATGTCGAATCCCAAAGTTTGCGGATCTCAAGTGACACTGAATGCGTGGCGAAAAGATTGTGGGTGGCGAATTCACGGGCGATGAGATATTGTTGATGCCAAGGCACCGGAGCTCTGATTATGATGTTGTAAGGTCTTTCCGGTTGGCTTATGGCTGCTCGTTTCATGCACTTTGTGTTGATATCAGTTAATTCTTGCATGGCCCAGACAGAGTGATCGACGGGCTGCACCAACTTCGGAATTCGCGTGATCATAAGCTGAAAAAGCCTGGCTCGTAACGATACGTTATCAATCTATGTAGCAGCAAAAGGATTAGTTAAAAACACAACACTTGACGGATTGGCATGAAGTTAAAATCTTACACTGTACGATCCTCTTGGTTTGGAATAAAAAACTGGCTTCATGCCAGTCATCCTAAAACACCATGCCCTTTTTCTTTGCTCTTGAGGACTCAATGGTGGACTTGCCTCTGGACATTGCTGGGAAACCCTTTAAGGATAAcgaatataaaataataatgaataatgatgcaccaaaaaattaacttcTATGATATAGTAGCTGTAGGTACTTACATGAATGGACTGAATTCatcacttttttccttttgtttttttctctttttcttttccaccgGTTTTTCAACTTCCGCTTTACGGTACTACGTAAAAATGCCGATTTATAGACAAATTGTTTCATGATATATATAAAATGTTTTCACACTTACCCTGAGCTGCACACGACAGAGAACTCCATCTTTCAtgagaaatccaaaatttgaatttgttgttgaattgcTACTCGTCATTTCATAATTGCAATGATATTTTCCTGATTGCAATGAGTCCCTATACTGGTAAGGTTAGTCTGTAATCTGTCGACAACAATCGAACCAACAGTCAAGGTCACCATAGCAACATGAGGAAGAAGTGTAATCTTAAGTCATTAAGTTGGGTATATCGATTTAACAAGTCCATAGGGACCTGTTGCAGACCACGTCGACGTCATGCACATGGCTtttagatatttaaaaaaattattacaacgAGGTTATCGAAAAGTTGTCGGCTTCTatctctttaaaaaacaaaaattacactGGCTTTCCCCTATAGAAAATTCCACGAGAAAAGGTAGCCCGTTCCTCAGACCATTTCACGCCTCCTTTTGCGCCTTTTGCTGCGATCGTTTTGTATGTTGTCATTAAAATATTATCAATTCAAGTttcattgatttcatttcacatGCAAAATTTAAGAGACGTTTTATTCGCGCGTAATTGTAGGTGGTGTTAAAGTCTGTATCTGTAAAATCGGACCGTATGGGAAAAAAACCGGGAAAAAAATCCCCCATATTACTCGTCGTGACTCGCCTACACGATTCAACGTCAGATTTAGACCACCTTGGGCTCTTTCAGAATATTTCGTCCTatttcatctttctttttttagctaGATCTAGATGTACCGTTAGTCCGTTAGCAATTCGTGATTTCCCTAGAAGGATTCTTCATTACAATCATAATTTTAGGAAGTGATTCTGTTCTTGAAGGCGATCTTGAAAACACGTGGGAACCCACAGGGCCACATCCACTGGATGTTTTAGCTTCTTATGGAGCGTCAAAAGTATCACCAGTATCACAGCCAGAATTTTACtcagtaaaataataataataacagaatTACTCTCCATATACCCTTGCTGGAATCCAGCAAACAAAACGGCATGTAAAAGCCGATTTTTTAGTTGGCCGTAGTTATACGACAACACCgtataaaggaatagaaacCTGTTTTGTTAGTGTGCCGTAGGCAAAATCATTCTCCCGAAGCCTCAGTGTTACTGCGTGTTGTTTTCGAAGGTTAGTGCGAAAGTTACACACACAGCGTCTGCTGACTTGAAGAGACCTGTGATGTATTTCTTATTACGTTCGAGTTGATTCGCAAGTGAAAAGCAACACACAGTGAGAAAACCAAGTTTTTTATGTGAGGTTAAGAGTGACAAGCATTTTTGTGGCGAAAAACTTTCATATCAGTCCTTTTTAAGATCATTGACATCTTCCAATTCTAGACCACGACAACGTATTACGTATGACATATTCCCATTTGAACTGTTGaattataaacaaaaaaacaagtgggAGAATTTAAATGCACGCATtgataacttttattttgaaaaaataaaatgttcgtCACATTGTTAATTTTGCTCTCCGTGTCGATGAATGGATTATCTGCTGTATTCGTAAGTCAATTAATCACCTGACAGTGTTTTCGGCAAAAGTCTAGTTTAGTGACCTAAATTTACACTATCACATCACACATACAGCTAATGCCATGCTAATACAGCAGAACAGCAGACGAGAAATGGCAAGTTATTAGTTTTATTTGTACCAGTGAATGAAATgtgatttattaataaaattttgaaatgtatgaaaagaaaactaaattgaAATAGTTTAAAAACCCCTGCAAAAGTTGTTTGCTGCAAAACTGTCAATAACTCAATAGCCTGCAACACGCAGTTACATGCAACGTAATCTAGTGTGATGTGGTAGTGTGAATTTAGGTCACTAAACTAGACTTTTACCGTGTTGTCTTCTTGGATTTCTaataaatgtgtttttttggcTTAAATCCACAGATAGAAGAAGGTACGATAGAGGGGGTCGAGGGGGTCtattttaatattaaataactGAACATTACTCCTTGCACATATGGTATTCGACAGAGCGAACAACGCCCGATTGGATAAAATGTCCTTCTGACATTGGACCATCGACGAAATGCGTGTCAAACTCAAAATTGGATTGTTACTGCTTAGTTTCGAAAGAGGTTAGAAAAGTTTccctatattattattttattattatattctaaTTTTACGTACACAAAGATGATTCGAGAAGATGCCAGCCAATATTGCGCCGACAATCAAATGCATCTCCTTTCAATTGagagccgagaggaaaatgaatttattacCAACTTAATTAGAGAAAATAAAGACGTAATACCAAAACAATTTTGGATTGGGGGTTACAATTCGAATTTGGACCCCGATAATTGGGTCTGGCAACGACCTGATTCGAATATTTCTAAGCCTCTTACGTACGAAAACTGGTGTCGTGGGGAGCCAGATAACGGATTCGAAAACGAGCACTTTATGGCTGTCATAAATAGGTGTTGGCATGATGTACCTGGACATTTTGATTGGGCATCCGTGTGTGAACGTGAAGCGAATATCTTTGATCCGAATTTAgatgaacaatttttcttcACATTTCCGGGAGAACGCAAAGCAGTCGTACCATGCCGGCCAGCAACCAACTTCGATTTATTCCGAGTAAATGTTTCTAAACAAATTAAGAAGCCATCAAGCGTTTATCATCAGGTAAAAGTGGATgaacaattaatttaatttttcagatTCGTGCCACCTCATTATTTCTATCCATCGTATTAGATTATACTCAACGGGAtatcagaaaacaaaaactatgAATATGATCCGTTGGAAGGATTCGTCATTAAGAACGTGTCGGTGAGTGACAACGGAACGTATAAATGCTCAATTTTCTTAGGAATGCAAGAAGCCTGGCAGCATTTTCATGTCATTACCACAGGTTAGTAAATTAAAGACTTAACTAAAACCTTTCGGGTTAAGTATTTTGATATTGTTCATGATAATTCCTCCACAGTGCTAAACGTAGACCCAAGATGGGATCCATCAGAAGGAACTGACGTAACTTTGACATGTAACACACAAAAGTTAAAACTGCGAGATCGGACTGTCGATCCTGTCGAATGGTCCGTTGTCTTCGCTATCAGCAAAGAAGAAACGGTTTTGACACAGACAAATGCGGCTGTGCTTCCAATTGGTAATTTTAACGGAATTACTCAATTCCTCAAATTAATTGTCAAAACTTGTGCTGTTATTCCCGATTGGTTTGACTTGTGACAGGTGTGCAATTGAAGTTTAATGATGGCATGGAAAATGGTATTTCGACATTGAAGATTTCCAACGTGTCGATCGCTATGTCAGGAACTTACAGATGTCGATCCGTGTTCCACGGTTTCAATAATTCTGTGCAATTGACATCAAATAATATTTCCATTAATGTTCTTAGTAAgttaaaacaacaaacaacagcaacaaacaaCTAGAAAAAAGGCACGTCTTAgtaactaatttttttctccgaACGCAGGGAATGTTGTTTGGTCTGATAAGATTTCCCGCCAAGAACTGAAAGGAATACTGACACCTGCCTCAACCAATGCGGAAAATGATCGTGTTATCCCAGTTGGATCCGATCTCCAAATATCCTGCTCTTTCGGGACTTCCGGTTATTTACGTTATTACCAATGGCAATGGGAGCAGTTCGACGACAATCCTCAGTATACCTTAGAGGTAAGAATAAATCTGTAGCCCTTACGTATTGAATGATAAACTGTTGTTAAAAGGGCACTTTACTTGTTTCGATTCAAAGAGAAACGATGGAATTTGGTCTCGGCTCACCGTGACAAGAAACACAAACTCTGGAGACGGTACGGACAACTTTACTATGCTCCTGAAGAACGTGGAGCGTTCTGATCGTGGCCTTTTCACTTGCCTTCTTAACGGATCGCCTTCAACGAGCATCAGTCAATACATCTATGTCGACGGTTCGTTTTAAGTATTAAGCATTTAAACcgattaattaaatttctttgtgaTCCGCGTGACAGACCGTCATCAACcagcagaacacgccaattttgATCTAGTGAGAAGTTCATGGAGAAACACATACATCAGAACGCACGGTCAACTGGCCGTTATACCCTGCCGACCAGTTCATCCCAGCATAGGAATGGATATTTTAAAGatattgaaagaagaagaaattaaactggtatgaaaaaataaataaaaacctaTCGTAATGAAATTAGTGTCCAATTTATGCACTCGAAATTCGTTATATCGCGTCTATTTGCTAAATAgattaaaaagaatgaattgaaTGATTAAAGTTGTTCATGCTTCCGTTAAATCGATATTTAGATCATATCTAATGGCACAACATCTGACGATAACTACGAGTACAATCCACAAAAAGGATTCATCATCCATAGACTTTTGCCGGAACACGATGAATTGCGATCGTCGACGTCTTTTCAGTGCAAGGCAGCTAGTGGAAAAATTGAAGTGGGCCCGGAGAAGTTTTCCATTATGGTTATTGGTATTGCTCTTTAGAACACAACAGCTTTTTTTAAGCGAATACCTAACACTCATTTAAATCGAATTATTTAAACTAGGAGCGTCTGTTGAATGTACGAAAGGCTGCTGGAGTACATCATCTGAACGAATCAATGGATTACTCAACGCCCGAGTTAACCCAGCTGAGCTACAACAAGGCGAACATAAAATAGAGTTGAATTGCCATGCATACCTCAGCAATAACGAATCTGCTGTTATTGAGTGGTTTGTAATCTCTGATGGAGGCGAAGTTAAAATATCCCATTCAAAGGCGAAGGCGGGTAATTAGGCTACATATAAgtggatatatttttataattgttAAACCTTTCAAACGCAATATGATTAATATTctgactcattttttttttcttaggaaTGACATTAAGTTACTCCTGgaataggaaaataaaagtgcaAACCAGCACACTGACCATTTCCAACGTGACTGACGAATCGTTTGGTATCTACAAGTGTTTCGTAAAGGCTAACATAGGCAATTACTTTGATTCAATCAACTTGCAGGCGAGTTCTAAGAGTCCAGGAAAAGTGAACGAACATTTGGTGAATTTCTTAACAATGTGAAAATAATTACGATTTGCAGCAGATGATCCTACGGTTACCAATGTTTCGGTTTCGGTGCCCACACAGCACACCTCCCTCCTGGGATCCTCCGAAAAGGCTCTTAGCCTCCCAAAGATTATGGTAGTAGAGGCAGGAGGCACTGGGGAAGGTTGCGGGAATGTCAGTATATATTATTTCTGcgtgtgggtttttttctttcgacttcTCCAAAGAAGTTATTCAGGAGGTCTTCAGGACTgctgatttattttcaacaaactctttattttaagaaaGGCGGATCACAATGACCTAGCTTTAGAATATTTCATCCAGGTACATTAAAACAAGTTAGCAGTTGAAATCATgtataaataatacaaaaagaaatataataagCAAATTTACTCGAATTTactaaaatttgttaaaatgagAGTTGAAAAATGCATTTGTATCAATAAACTAAAAACATTAAACCGTGCCATTTATACGTAACGCAAAAAAGCTACAGTGTAGGCAAGAATAAAACGACTgcacattttttcttcccacactttaactaaattttaatttgccgaaaaatctctattgaatttgttgCAGTCATAATGGCTGCAATGTTACACACCcttaaaacatttctatctcGTTAACCAGTTAGTTAATATATCAATGCGTCAATAAAGAGTACATTACTCGTGTGTCAAGCATGAGTACATAACTAAACAACTTACAAATCAAACGTAAATAATGAAGAATATAATTACGTGAAAATATGTTAACTACTACAGAACAacaatggtgtagtggttagcaagttcgaTTGCGATGCGAAAAGAtgcaggttcgatcccgggaaGCGACGAATCTTTTATCGAGTCTTTTGTCTTATGAGGAGCTTCTAAGATGTACTGAGGCACTTCTAAGATGTACAGAGGAAGCTACCAGGCAGCTGTCAGGTGACCAAAAAGAAGGTTTTAAGAGAAATCTAGGGACTCAATAGGAAAGACTGGGGAGAAAACTAAGAGGATCTAAGGAGGTCCCGAGGAACCAAATGTGCTGTGTGGGTGACGATCGTCGTGGTATTTATATTTGTTGCCATTACTATTTTTCTCGTTTATTTTCGCAAGGTTAGTTATAATTTCGtagtttcattttgaattgctACTTCTTTGCCTGAGCTGTTCTAATACTTTACATTTGATTTGTAAAGAAATTTACGAAATTGGAGCATCTTTTACATGGAAATTCTACTCAATTGAACCCAAATGAACCGCTGGATGAACAAACCGATCTGTTGTCTTATGATAAACGGTGGGAGTTTCCTAGAAATCGCTTAAGATTAGGTAACATTTATTTCGAAGTGAAAGAAGTATTGccccaaaaaatttcaaattagctCTTTGATTCATTTAAAGGAAAGCAACTCGGAGTCGGTTGTTTCGGCCGTGTGGTTCAAGCTGAGGCTGTTGGAATCAATGACGGAACGGAAAATTATGTCAGCACTGTCGCCGTAAAGATGGTTCGATCACGAACCAATTTAGCCGCCATAGAAGGACTTGTTTGTGAATTAaagattttgattcatttgggAGCTCATGTGAACATAGTAAATCTTCTTGGCGCCTgtacaaaagaaattaatcgGGGTAATAGAAACCCAAACTGTTTGATAAAATTTATCGCAGGatatataatttgtttttcttctcgcAGGTGAACTACTCGTGATTCTCGAGTATTGCCCCTTTGGAAATCTGCGCACTTTCATAATCAACCATCGTGACACGTTCATCAACCAAGTTAATGAAAGTGGCGAACTGATCGCAAGCGACGTGGAAAATGACGCAGATGAGGTGGTGACAACACGAAAACTAATTTGTTGGTCGTTTCAAATTGCCCGGGGAATGGACTACCTCGCCAGCAACAAGGCAATTTACtacaatttataattttatttccatagtgcatttcttaaaaatattgtaaaaGGTGTTGCACGGTGATTTGGCGGCCCGCAATATTTTGCTGAGCAATCACAACGTCATCAAAGTGGCCGATTTCGGACTGTCCCGCCAACTTTACAGAGATGAAAACTACATGAAGAGCAGCCGAGTATTGCTTAATAAGAGATTTGCACTTAAAATTATTCTGTAACGATATTTGTTGATATGACCTAGGGATTGCTTCCGCTCAAATGGATGGCCATCGAATCTCTGACCAGCCAGATATGGTCCAGTCGATCAGATGTTTGGTCTTACGGTATCGTATTGTGGGAGATGTTTTCACTTGGACAAATGCCTTATCAAGGTCAGTCTACTCTCTCTTCGTATTAAATCAAAATCGATAATAAAAATAGCAGCATTaccttacttttttttaatacaggATACACGGATGAATTCCTGTTCCTCCAAGCTTTGAAAAACGGCTACCGAATGGAGACACCGGAACATACTCCAAACTTCGTGGCGAAAATGATGCAAGATTGTTGGATGGTGGATCCTAAACAGCGACCGACTTTCAGCCATATTGAGGAACTACTCGACGGGCCACTCGAGTCCTTGGTCACTTCTTTTTACTTGCAACTTAACGAAGATTGCCAGCGATTAAATATCGACAAAAGGACATACGAAAACTTCAGTGTGAAACCTGTTTATAAACCTATTAGGATTAGTCTACTGAAAGGATTAATAAGCTTATAGTCCATATCTTGCCTTAATAAGACGCCTGCCTCTATATAGGAAACTCTTACGTTTAGTGTTTGTCTTAATGCGCGGAATTCAGACCTTTCGTGAGTAGCCCTGTATACAAATACAGAAACTTTCCCAAGAACCTGGATGTTTCACTCGAATTTCCCTAAAAGATTTCCGCCAATACGATTTCGACGACATCGACAAAGAGAAAGGGAAGTTCAAAATGAAGTAAGGTTTTAAGCTAGTGACACAGTTTGAAGACGATTACAGTTAATAAggtgtaaattttttattcttgttatcCAATC
Proteins encoded in this window:
- the LOC124340814 gene encoding fibroblast growth factor receptor 1-like isoform X3 — encoded protein: MIREDASQYCADNQMHLLSIESREENEFITNLIRENKDVIPKQFWIGGYNSNLDPDNWVWQRPDSNISKPLTYENWCRGEPDNGFENEHFMAVINRCWHDVPGHFDWASVCEREANIFDPNLDEQFFFTFPGERKAVVPCRPATNFDLFRVNVSKQIKKPSSVYHQIILNGISENKNYEYDPLEGFVIKNVSVSDNGTYKCSIFLGMQEAWQHFHVITTVLNVDPRWDPSEGTDVTLTCNTQKLKLRDRTVDPVEWSVVFAISKEETVLTQTNAAVLPIGVQLKFNDGMENGISTLKISNVSIAMSGTYRCRSVFHGFNNSVQLTSNNISINVLRNVVWSDKISRQELKGILTPASTNAENDRVIPVGSDLQISCSFGTSGYLRYYQWQWEQFDDNPQYTLERNDGIWSRLTVTRNTNSGDGTDNFTMLLKNVERSDRGLFTCLLNGSPSTSISQYIYVDDRHQPAEHANFDLVRSSWRNTYIRTHGQLAVIPCRPVHPSIGMDILKILKEEEIKLIISNGTTSDDNYEYNPQKGFIIHRLLPEHDELRSSTSFQCKAASGKIEVGPEKFSIMVIGASVECTKGCWSTSSERINGLLNARVNPAELQQGEHKIELNCHAYLSNNESAVIEWFVISDGGEVKISHSKAKAGMTLSYSWNRKIKVQTSTLTISNVTDESFGIYKCFVKANIGNYFDSINLQASSKSPADDPTVTNVSVSVTIVVVFIFVAITIFLVYFRKKFTKLEHLLHGNSTQLNPNEPLDEQTDLLSYDKRWEFPRNRLRLGKQLGVGCFGRVVQAEAVGINDGTENYVSTVAVKMVRSRTNLAAIEGLVCELKILIHLGAHVNIVNLLGACTKEINRGELLVILEYCPFGNLRTFIINHRDTFINQVNESGELIASDVENDADEVVTTRKLICWSFQIARGMDYLASNKVLHGDLAARNILLSNHNVIKVADFGLSRQLYRDENYMKSSRGLLPLKWMAIESLTSQIWSSRSDVWSYGIVLWEMFSLGQMPYQGYTDEFLFLQALKNGYRMETPEHTPNFVAKMMQDCWMVDPKQRPTFSHIEELLDGPLESLVTSFYLQLNEDCQRLNIDKRTYENFSVKPVYKPIRISLLKGLISL